A single Vigna radiata var. radiata cultivar VC1973A chromosome 8, Vradiata_ver6, whole genome shotgun sequence DNA region contains:
- the LOC106769804 gene encoding formin-like protein 11 — protein sequence MHSCLYDLLARTRKKQMASASDHFSIFFIITLFLLLSSHIFTVADSLFNAVGSFQLHALPDMHFIEGNDENQIKKISGLDENEKKQAFIVDKFRSLLGLKTFHTKVPPNGDFDFLSPSPSPSPLIEDAQASAPSPSPLPHVHSHSHHPRQRTNPPLHQTHHEDRGRAKIILIAVLVSAGVATLIGACGLFLLWRKFSSHKKKPKRTMPLCSKSKGSGGSYQSSSSKVSLNSGLDLFYLNALGEDVEQHGCTLKKTCKDGVEYDNVSGSFTKEIASVHEDADSEKGETESDGDNSSGDKIIPEDCHSSDDESFHSFVDSHSNNRLSNASPCNLSDTNSLSRQNSSSLLNQFLSSPSHNSIPNTQSHQPSSSTKHEEQETETTHQCSKTFTPPPPPPPPPPPPPPLQMPLFSLHSLTSSSRVSSHSPLSLTSNNLSSPVNSDTFSGSNQSPEKELPSTPEPYPTHSPPNIPPPPCPPPFLKGNSNNAKTPPPPPPSQLPQFTPLGKDGAPLPKLKPLHWDKVRAAPNRTMVWDKLRSSSFELDEEMIESLFGYNLQNSIKNDETKSKTPSPGKHVLEPKRLQNITILSKALNATAEHVCEALMQGKGLSLPQLEALVKMVPTKEEESKLFNYKGDINELGSAERFVRAMLDVPYAFQRVEGMLFRETFDDEVVHLRNSFSMLEEACKELRSSRLFLKLLEAVLKTGNRMNVGTIRGGARAFKLDALLKLADVKGTDGKTTLLHFVVQEIVRSEGVRVSDSIMGKISQRSKNRTEEEKEEDYKRMGLELVSGLSTELYNVKKTATIDLDVLASSVSNLSEGMKKLQHIVEKELHKDERSINFVQCMKSFLKYADANLKELRGDENKVLVRVKEITEYFHGDVSKEDANPLRIFVIVRDFLGMLDNVCKELRKSKAPRSPNPLAMLPLDRS from the exons ATGCATTCCTGTCTTTATGACCTTTTAGCTCGGACAAGGAAAAAACAAATGGCTTCTGCTTCTGACCATTTTTctatcttcttcatcatcacccTTTTCCTCCTCCTGTCATCACACATTTTTACTGTCGCGGATTCTCTTTTCAATGCAGTCGGAAGCTTCCAACTTCATGCCCTACCAGATATGCATTTCATTGAAGGGAATGATGAAAACCAGATTAAGAAAATCTCAGGACTCGATGAGAATGAAAAGAAGCAAGCTTTCATAGTGGACAAGTTTAGATCCTTGCTTGGACTAAAGACTTTCCACACCAAAGTACCACCTAATGGTGATTTCGACTTTCTCTCTCCCTCACCTTCTCCATCTCCCCTCATTGAAGATGCTCAGGCTTCAGCCCCTTCTCCTTCTCCACTTCCACACGTGCACTCTCATTCCCATCATCCACGGCAACGCACGAATCCACCGCTTCACCAAACTCATCATGAAGATAGAGGCAGGGCCAAAATAATACTAATAGCTGTTCTTGTATCTGCTGGTGTTGCTACATTGATTGGTGCTTGTGGATTATTCTTGTTGTGGAGGAAATTCTCAAGTCACAAAAAGAAACCCAAAAGGACAATGCCACTCTGTAGCAAGAGCAAGGGAAGTGGAGGTTCTTATCAAAGTTCATCCAGCAAGGTGAGTTTAAACTCTGGACTAGATCTGTTTTATCTTAATGCTTTGGGCGAGGACGTTGAGCAACACGGTTGCACCTTGAAAAAAACTTGCAAGGATGGTGTAGAGTATGATAATGTTAGCGGTTCTTTCACCAAGGAAATTGCATCTGTTCATGAAGATGCAGACTCAGAAAAGGGTGAAACTGAATCTGATGGCGACAACTCTTCTGGGGATAAGATTATCCCTGAAGATTGTCATTCTTCAGACGATGAAAGCTTCCATTCCTTCGTTGATTCTCATTCCAATAATAGACTTTCCAATGCTTCACCTTGTAATCTTAGTGACACAAACTCTCTGTCACGTCAAAATTCAAGTTCATTACTGAACCAATTTCTTAGCTCTCCATCACACAACTCGATCCCAAATACACAATCTCACCAACCATCAAGTAGTACAAAACATGAGGAGCAAGAGACTGAGACCACTCACCAATGTTCAAAAACATTTACTccccctccaccaccaccaccaccacctcctcctcctccaccattGCAAATGCCATTGTTTTCTTTGCATTCTCTCACTTCTTCCTCTAGAGTCTCTTCTCATTCCCCACTTTCTTTGACATCTAACAATTTATCATCTCCGGTAAATTCAGACACTTTCTCAGGTTCAAATCAAAGTCCGGAAAAGGAGTTGCCTTCCACACCTGAACCTTACCCTACACATTCTCCTCCCAACATCCCCCCACCACCATGCCCACCTCCATTTCTCAAAGGCAATAGTAACAATGCCAAAACCCCACCTCCTCCTCCACCGTCTCAACTCCCCCAATTCACCCCACTTGGTAAAGATGGTGCACCATTGCCAAAACTAAAACCACTTCACTGGGACAAAGTAAGAGCCGCACCAAATCGCACAATGGTTTGGGATAAACTGCGATCGAGCTCATTCGA GTTGGATGAGGAAATGATCGAGTCTCTTTTTGGTTACAACTTGCAAAATTCAATTAAGAACGACGAAACAAAGAGTAAAACCCCGTCACCAGGCAAGCACGTACTTGAGCCAAAACGCCTGCAGAACATAACTATACTCTCAAAAGCTCTGAATGCGACAGCAGAGCATGTCTGCGAGGCCTTAATGCAAG GGAAGGGGCTGTCTTTACCCCAACTAGAAGCACTAGTGAAGATGGTACCCACCAAGGAAGAAGAATCCAAGCTCTTCAATTATAAAGGTGACATCAATGAATTGGGGTCCGCCGAAAGGTTCGTGAGAGCAATGCTTGATGTGCCATATGCCTTTCAAAGAGTAGAAGGCATGCTTTTCAGAGAGACGTTTGACGATGAAGTAGTTCACCTCAGGAACTCATTTTCAATGCTTGAG GAAGCATGCAAGGAACTTCGATCAAGCAGGTTATTCTTGAAGCTACTAGAAGCAGTGCTCAAAACAGGAAACCGTATGAACGTTGGAACAATCAGAGGAGGTGCTAGAGCATTTAAACTAGATGCCCTTCTCAAGCTTGCAGATGTTAAGGGAACTGATGGGAAAACCACATTGCTCCATTTTGTTGTTCAGGAGATTGTTCGTTCGGAAGGAGTAAGAGTTTCAGATAGCATTATGGGAAAAATCAGCCAGAGAAGTAAGAACAGAAcggaggaagagaaggaagaagattACAAAAGAATGGGATTAGAACTTGTTTCTGGTCTCAGCACTGAGTTATACAACGTGAAGAAAACAGCCACAATAGACTTGGATGTTCTTGCAAGCTCTGTGTCGAATCTATCAGAAGGTATGAAAAAGCTGCAACATATAGTGGAAAAGGAACTGCATAAAGATGAGAGAAGCATTAACTTTGTACAGTGTATGAAGTCATTTCTGAAGTATGCTGATGCAAACTTGAAAGAGTTACGAGGAGATGAAAATAAAGTATTGGTACGTGTGAAAGAAATCACGGAATATTTTCATGGGGATGTGAGCAAAGAAGATGCAAATCCTTTGAGGATATTTGTGATTGTTAGAGATTTTCTGGGGATGTTAGATAATGTGTGTAAAGAACTTAGAAAGTCTAAAGCTCCACGTAGTCCAAATCCTCTTGCAATGCTCCCTTTAGATAGATCATAG
- the LOC106772356 gene encoding respiratory burst oxidase homolog protein B, translating into MPDKSGNMEIHENQQDSWSETESIGSRGMHVGFSGPLSGPLSGPLVTTSHKRNGSKNKSARFKDDDEMVEITLDVRDDAVSVQNIRGGDSETAFLASRLEMRPSSFSGRLRQVSRELKRMTSNKAFDKVDRSKSGAARALRGLKFMTKSAAGGEGWSLVEKRFDELAIDAKLPKTRFSQCIGMTESKEFAGELFDALARRRGITSSSVTKNELREFWEQITDDSFDSRLQTFFDMVDKDADGRITEEEVKEIITLSASANKLSKLQERAEEYAALIMEELDPDNFGYIELYNLEMLLLQAPAQSTHITTDSRVLSQMLSQRLVPTKEYNPIKRGFRAVSYFVQDNWKRLWVIALWLSICAGLFTWKFIQYKHRAVFHVMGYCVTVAKGGAETTKFNMALILLPVCRNTITWLRSRTKLGAIIPFDDNINFHKVVAFGIAIGVGLHAISHLTCDFPRLLHATDAEYEPMKPFFGDDRPNNYWWFVKGTEGWTGVLMVVLMAIAFILAQPWFRRNRLNLPKSLKKLTGFNAFWYSHHLFVIVYVLFIIHGYFLYLSKKWYKKTTWMYLAVPMILYGCERLLRAFRSRHKSVRILKVAVYPGNVLALHVSKPQGFKYSSGQYIYVNCSDVSPFEWHPFSITSAPGDDYVSVHIRTLGDWTSQLKAVFAKACQPANDGQSGLLRADMLQGNNKPRMPRLLIDGPYGAPAQDYKNYDVILLVGLGIGATPLISILKDVLNNIKQHQDVEEGVVESGVKDNKRKGFATKRAYFYWVTREEGSFEWFKGVMNEVAENDKEGVIELHNYCTSVYEEGDARSALITMLQSLHHAKSGVDIVSGTRVKTHFARPNWRNVFKHTALKHPDKRVGVFYCGAHGLVGELKRLSLDFSRKTSTKFDFHKENF; encoded by the exons ATGCCAGACAAGAGTGGAAACATGGAGATTCACGAAAACCAACAAGACTCATGGTCGGAGACGGAGAGCATCGGAAGCCGAGGCATGCATGTGGGCTTCAGTGGGCCTCTCAGCGGGCCTTTGAGCGGGCCTTTAGTTACCACCAGCCACAAGAGGAACGGCAGCAAGAACAAGAGCGCCAGGTTTAAGGACGACGACGAGATGGTCGAGATAACGCTCGACGTCCGCGACGACGCCGTTTCCGTCCAGAACATCCGCGGCGGTGACTCCGAGACCGCCTTCCTCGCCAGTCGCCTCGAGATGAGGCCCTCCTCCTTCTCCGGCCGCCTCAGACAGGTGTCACGCGAACTCAAACGCATGACCTCTAACAAGGCCTTCGATAAAGTTGACCGTAGCAAATCCGGTGCTGCTCGCGCCCTACGCGGTCTCAAGTTCATGACCAAAAGCGCTGCAGGTGGAGAAGGTTGGTCACTGGTTGAGAAACGCTTCGATGAGTTGGCCATTGACGCAAAATTGCCCAAGACTCGCTTTAGCCAGTGCATAG GGATGACGGAGTCCAAGGAGTTTGCCGGTGAGTTATTCGACGCATTAGCTCGCCGCCGGGGAATTACATCATCTTCCGTAACCAAGAACGAGTTGCGTGAGTTTTGGGAGCAAATTACCGATGACAGTTTTGATTCACGGCTTCAGACCTTTTTCGACAT GGTGGACAAAGATGCTGATGGACGAATCACtgaagaagaagtaaaagag ATTATCACCTTAAGCGCTTCAGCTAATAAGTTGTCAAAGTTACAAGAACGTGCAGAGGAATATGCTGCCCTTATCATGGAGGAGCTGGATCCGGACAACTTTGGATACATTGAG TTGTACAACTTGGAAATGCTGCTTCTGCAAGCGCCAGCACAATCAACCCACATAACCACGGATAGTAGGGTGCTGAGCCAAATGCTGAGCCAGAGATTAGTCCCTACGAAAGAGTACAACCCCATCAAACGTGGCTTTAGGGCGGTGTCATACTTCGTCCAGGACAATTGGAAACGCCTTTGGGTCATAGCCTTGTGGCTTTCCATTTGCGCTGGCCTTTTCACTTGGAAGTTCATCCAATACAAGCACCGCGCCGTGTTCCATGTCATGGGCTACTGTGTCACAGTAGCTAAGGGGGGCGCAGAAACAACTAAGTTCAACATGGCCTTGATCTTGTTGCCTGTATGCAGAAACACCATCACTTGGCTCAGAAGCAGGACCAAACTAGGCGCAATAATTCCCTTTGATGACAACATCAACTTTCACAag GTTGTAGCCTTTGGCATTGCAATTGGTGTTGGATTGCATGCGATTTCACATCTCACGTGCGATTTCCCAAGGTTGTTGCATGCCACGGACGCAGAATACGAGCCCATGAAGCCATTTTTTGGGGATGATAGACCCAATAACTATTGGTGGTTTGTGAAAGGAACTGAGGGATGGACCGGGGTGTTGATGGTGGTGCTTATGGCTATAGCTTTCATTTTGGCACAACCATGGTTCCGAAGGAACAGGCTAAACCTCCCTAAATCCCTCAAGAAGCTCACCGGTTTCAATGCCTTTTGGTACTCCCACCACCTTTTTGTAATCGTCTATGTGCTTTTCATCATTCACGGATACTTCCTATACCTGAGCAAAAAATGGTACAAGAAAACG ACATGGATGTATCTCGCCGTTCCCATGATACTATACGGATGCGAAAGGCTACTTCGCGCGTTTAGGTCTCGCCACAAATCTGTGAGAATTCTCAAG GTTGCTGTGTACCCAGGAAATGTTCTAGCATTGCATGTGTCTAAACCACAAGGATTTAAGTACTCTAGTGGCCAGTATATATATGTTAACTGTTCAGATGTTTCCCCATTTGAATG GCATCCCTTTTCTATTACATCAGCTCCGGGAGATGACTACGTGAGTGTGCACATTCGAACTTTAGGTGATTGGACATCACAACTGAAAGCTGTTTTCGCCAAG GCATGTCAACCAGCAAACGATGGCCAAAGTGGTCTTCTACGAGCTGATATGCTACAAGGCAACAACAAACCAAG GATGCCAAGGCTATTAATCGATGGACCATACGGAGCTCCGGCACAAGACTACAAAAACTATGACGTGATCCTTCTTGTGGGGCTTGGAATTGGTGCCACCCCTTTGATTAGCATACTGAAAGACGTGCTAAACAATATCAAGCAACATCAAGACGTAGAAGAAGGAGTGGTGGAAAGTGGCGTTAAGGACAACAAGAGAAAAGGTTTTGCCACGAAGCGAGCTTATTTCTACTGGGTTACCCGTGAGGAAGGTTCCTTTGAATGGTTTAAAGGGGTGATGAATGAGGTGGCAGAGAATGACAAGGAAGGAGTCATTGAGCTTCACAATTATTGCACAAGTGTGTACGAAGAAGGAGATGCTCGGTCAGCTTTGATCACTATGCTTCAATCCCTTCACCATGCCAAAAGTGGTGTGGATATAGTATCGGGAACAAGGGTAAAGACACATTTTGCAAGACCAAACTGGCGCAATGTCTTTAAACATACAGCCCTCAAACACCCTGACAAAAGAGTTG GTGTTTTTTACTGTGGGGCACATGGATTGGTTGGGGAACTGAAAAGGCTTTCTCTCGACTTTTCCAGGAAAACCAGCACCAAGTTCGATTTTCACAAAGAAAATTTTTAG